The Aneurinibacillus migulanus genome contains the following window.
ACGGACGATTACTACGACTTCCATGAGAACCAATATGCCCTGATTGGACAGCGAACAGGTCGCATGTTCCGTATCGGAGATGAAATACGTGTCAAAGTCGTAAACGTCAATGTGGATGATCATACGATCGATTTCGAAGTGGTCGGTTTGAAACGTAGCAAGGCGCCAAGTCGGAGTGAAGGGCGCAAAGCCAAAGTGATCCCCGCTCAGAAAAGCGAGCGTAAGCAGCGTGGTAAGGGGAAACCGGCTAAAGGAAAGGCCAACCCGTTCTGGATGGAAGTAGCCGAGAAGAAAAAAAATAAAAAGAGTGCTGCTCCCAGATCGGTACGAAAGAAAAAGAAAAAATAGCGAAAATGACGCGCATGGCAATCACCGCATACGATAGCCATGTGCGTCTTCATTTTTATCTACGCATTACCGCTTTTTAATAATAGTTGCTTTGTGGTACTATGTATAGATACGAGAAAATGTTGGCGGAGGAACGCTTGGCGATGAGCAAAGAAGGAATCAAAGTGCTGGCGCAGAATAAAAAGGCGCGCCACGATTATTTCATTGAAGAAACATATGAAGCGGGTATTGTTCTTACAGGAACCGAGATTAAATCGATCCGCAGAGGCCGGGTCAATCTAAAGGATGGGTATGCCGGCATTCGGAACGGTGAAGCATGGTTATACAATGTGCACATCAGCGAGTATGAGCAAGGGAATCGCTATAATCATGATCCGGTTCGAACACGCAAGCTACTGTTGCATCGTTCCGAGATTTACAAGCTTCTCGGACAGACTAAGATGCAGGGCTACTCGCTTGTGCCACTTCGTCTGTACCTTAAAGGCGGATTCTGTAAGGTGGAAATTGGTCTGGCGAAGGGGAAAAAGAATTACGATAAGCGTGAATCGATTAAGCAGCGTGACGCGCAGCGCGAAATGCAACGCGCATTGCGGGACCGGAATAGGTAAGAGTTGGAATGAATCCTTGGCATACATGTTGCATGATACATGGGGATATGCTATACTAGGAACATAACTT
Protein-coding sequences here:
- the smpB gene encoding SsrA-binding protein SmpB translates to MSKEGIKVLAQNKKARHDYFIEETYEAGIVLTGTEIKSIRRGRVNLKDGYAGIRNGEAWLYNVHISEYEQGNRYNHDPVRTRKLLLHRSEIYKLLGQTKMQGYSLVPLRLYLKGGFCKVEIGLAKGKKNYDKRESIKQRDAQREMQRALRDRNR